In a single window of the Gadus macrocephalus chromosome 6, ASM3116895v1 genome:
- the scamp1 gene encoding secretory carrier-associated membrane protein 1 isoform X1 — translation MSDFDSNPFADPDFSNPFQDPSVTQVTRSAPPGGLEEYNPFTDGRTAAPGSAPSAAPAPAQNTQPAIMKPTEEPPAYSQHQTQLRNQDQVWAQAELLRRQEELEKKAAELDRRERELQSHGGVGGRKNNWPPLPEKFPVGPCFYHDIAVDIPVEFQKTVKIMYNLWMFHAGTLFVNMFGCLFWFFVDASRGVDFGLAMLWFLLFTPCSFVCWYRPLYGAFRSDSSFRFFVFFFVYICQFGVHVLQSIGIRSWGTCGWIAALTGLNTSIPVGIIMLLIAALFTALSVGSLIMFKKVHALYRTTGASFEKAQQEFATGVMSNKTVQTAAANAAANAASNAARGAFKATP, via the exons ATGTCAGATTTTGACAGCAACCCTTTCGCAGACCCAGACTTCAGCAACCCCTTCCAG GATCCTTCCGTGACACAGGTGACCCGCTCTGCCCCACCTGGTGGCCTAGAGGAATACAACCCCTTCACGGATGGCAGAACG GCAGCTCCAGGAAGTGCTCCCAGCGCCGCCCCGGCCCCCGCTCAGAACACCCAGCCGGCTATCATGAAGCCCACAGAGGAGCCCCCAGCCTACTCACAGCACCAGACCCag CTGCGCAATCAG GACCAGGTTTGGGCCCAGGCAGAACTgctgaggagacaggaggagctggagaagaaggCAGCAGAGCTCGATCGCCGGGAGAGAGAGCTCCAGTCCCATGGTGGGGTGGGAG GACGTAAGAACAACTGGCCACCGCTGCCGGAGAAGTTCCCGGTTGGGCCATGTTTCTACCATGACATCGCCGTGGACATCCCTGTAGAGTTCCAGAAGACGGTCAAAATCATGTACAACCTCTGGATGT TCCACGCAGGGACGCTGTTTGTGAACATGTTTGGCTGTCTTTTCTGGTTCTTCGTGGATGCGTCGCGCGGCGTGGACTTCGGCCTGGCCATGTTATGGTTCCTGCTCTTCACTCCCTGCTCCTTCGTCTGCTGGTACAGACCGCTCTATGGGGCTTTCAG gAGTGACAGTTCCTTCcgcttcttcgtcttcttctttgTGTACATCTGTCAGTTTGGTGTTCACGTGCTACAGTCTATTGGCATCCGAAGCTGGGGAACATG TGGCTGGATAGCGGCTCTGACAGGTCTGAACACCAGTATCCCAGTGGGCATCATCATGCTGCTCATCGCCGCCCTGTTCACCGCCCTGTCAGTGGGCTCCCTCATCATGTTCAAGAAG GTGCATGCGCTGTATCGCACCACCGGCGCCAGCTTCGAAAAAGCCCAGCAGGAATTCGCCACCGGGGTCATGTCAAACAAAACCGTCCAGACCGCTGCTGCCAATGCTGCCGCCAATGCTGCTAGCAACGCTGCCCGCGGCGCCTTCAAAGCCACTCCTtga
- the LOC132459749 gene encoding LHFPL tetraspan subfamily member 2a protein-like — MCHVIVTCRSMLWTLFSIMVAFAELIAFMSPDWLLGYPRPGSGVGGVLSGGGEYRPSLGLYSRCLRIGGRAVTCGPYAQTFGEVASGFWQGAMLFLAAGTLVLGCVACMSIFTLCFQSCLRKSIFNICGLLQAIAGLLLMVGLMLYPAGWGSEKVLDYCGAEASPFRPAQCSLGWAFYAAIGGTLASFVCAVFSAQAEVATSSDKVQEEIEEGKSLICLL; from the exons ATGTGTCATGTGATCGTGACCTGTCGCTCCATGCTATGGACCCTGTTCAGCATCATGGTGGCCTTCGCCGAGCTCATCGCCTTCATGAGCCCCGATTGGCTGCTGGGCTACCCCCGGCCAGGATCCGGGGTCGGCGGCGTGCTGTCCGGCGGTGGGGAGTACCGGCCGTCCTTGGGGCTCTACAGCCGCTGCCTGCGTATCGGGGGCCGGGCGGTGACGTGCGGCCCATACGCTCAGACTTTCGGAGAAGTGGCGAGCGGCTTCTGGCAGGGGGCCATGTTGTTCCTGGCGGCGGGAACGCTGGTGCTGGGCTGCGTGGCGTGCATGTCCATTTTCACGCTGTGCTTCCAGAGCTGCCTGAGGAAAAGCATCTTCAACATCTGTGGACTGCTCCAGGCCATTGccg GCCTCCTGCTGATGGTGGGGCTCATGCTGTACCCCGCCGGCTGGGGCTCGGAGAAGGTGTTGGACTACTGCGGAGCCGAGGCCTCCCCCTTCCGGCCGGCCCAGTGCTCCCTGGGCTGGGCCTTCTACGCCGCCATCGGCGGGACCCTGGCCTCCTTCGTGTGCGCGGTGTTCTCGGCGCAGGCCGAGGTGGCCACCTCCAGCGACAAGGTGCAGGAGGAGATCGAGGAGGGGAAGAGCCTCATCTGCCTTCTCTGA
- the scamp1 gene encoding secretory carrier-associated membrane protein 1 isoform X2 — MSDFDSNPFADPDFSNPFQDPSVTQVTRSAPPGGLEEYNPFTDGRTAAPGSAPSAAPAPAQNTQPAIMKPTEEPPAYSQHQTQDQVWAQAELLRRQEELEKKAAELDRRERELQSHGGVGGRKNNWPPLPEKFPVGPCFYHDIAVDIPVEFQKTVKIMYNLWMFHAGTLFVNMFGCLFWFFVDASRGVDFGLAMLWFLLFTPCSFVCWYRPLYGAFRSDSSFRFFVFFFVYICQFGVHVLQSIGIRSWGTCGWIAALTGLNTSIPVGIIMLLIAALFTALSVGSLIMFKKVHALYRTTGASFEKAQQEFATGVMSNKTVQTAAANAAANAASNAARGAFKATP; from the exons ATGTCAGATTTTGACAGCAACCCTTTCGCAGACCCAGACTTCAGCAACCCCTTCCAG GATCCTTCCGTGACACAGGTGACCCGCTCTGCCCCACCTGGTGGCCTAGAGGAATACAACCCCTTCACGGATGGCAGAACG GCAGCTCCAGGAAGTGCTCCCAGCGCCGCCCCGGCCCCCGCTCAGAACACCCAGCCGGCTATCATGAAGCCCACAGAGGAGCCCCCAGCCTACTCACAGCACCAGACCCag GACCAGGTTTGGGCCCAGGCAGAACTgctgaggagacaggaggagctggagaagaaggCAGCAGAGCTCGATCGCCGGGAGAGAGAGCTCCAGTCCCATGGTGGGGTGGGAG GACGTAAGAACAACTGGCCACCGCTGCCGGAGAAGTTCCCGGTTGGGCCATGTTTCTACCATGACATCGCCGTGGACATCCCTGTAGAGTTCCAGAAGACGGTCAAAATCATGTACAACCTCTGGATGT TCCACGCAGGGACGCTGTTTGTGAACATGTTTGGCTGTCTTTTCTGGTTCTTCGTGGATGCGTCGCGCGGCGTGGACTTCGGCCTGGCCATGTTATGGTTCCTGCTCTTCACTCCCTGCTCCTTCGTCTGCTGGTACAGACCGCTCTATGGGGCTTTCAG gAGTGACAGTTCCTTCcgcttcttcgtcttcttctttgTGTACATCTGTCAGTTTGGTGTTCACGTGCTACAGTCTATTGGCATCCGAAGCTGGGGAACATG TGGCTGGATAGCGGCTCTGACAGGTCTGAACACCAGTATCCCAGTGGGCATCATCATGCTGCTCATCGCCGCCCTGTTCACCGCCCTGTCAGTGGGCTCCCTCATCATGTTCAAGAAG GTGCATGCGCTGTATCGCACCACCGGCGCCAGCTTCGAAAAAGCCCAGCAGGAATTCGCCACCGGGGTCATGTCAAACAAAACCGTCCAGACCGCTGCTGCCAATGCTGCCGCCAATGCTGCTAGCAACGCTGCCCGCGGCGCCTTCAAAGCCACTCCTtga